In the Peromyscus maniculatus bairdii isolate BWxNUB_F1_BW_parent chromosome 20, HU_Pman_BW_mat_3.1, whole genome shotgun sequence genome, one interval contains:
- the LOC102903098 gene encoding apolipoprotein L3-like isoform X1, giving the protein MASRVLRRRHFIQEVTEYLQDSASRRDLQLLLAKDEAWKVLVTEAELSRDEEAELCKALKLLLELPGLEDKERFQRELQDRKRFLEAFPELKGKLEGNIRKLRALADHLDQVHRGCTISNVVTNITSAASGGLGILGITLAPVTAGGSLLLSATGLGLGVVATVTGAATVVVEETSKWSDEAEAKRLMSDTMDMMKKLLVLGKIAFKLAISAYGLCKKLKTLGQNIRAIRAARANLHLVADAKLLVTTGGIPAQRASQLQNVFEGTALAMTKKARIRGATVAGVFLALDVYFLLRDSMHLYDGAKSESAEELRALAQELEEKLSEIAQIHKTL; this is encoded by the exons tgTTGAGGAGGAGACACTTCATCCAGGAAGTCACTGAGTATCTGCAGGACTCAGCAAGCAGAAGAGACCTGCAGCTCCTGTTGGCCAAAGATGAAGCCTGGAAGGTGTTGGTGACAGAGGCTGAATTGTCCAG GGATGAGGAAGCTGAACTGTGTAAGGCTCTGAAGCTGCTCCTAGAGCTCCCAGGCCTGGAGGACAAAGAGCGGTTTCAACGAGAGCTGCAGGACAGGAAGAGGTTTCTAGAAGCTTTTCCTGAGTTGAAAGGGAAGCTGGAGGGAAACATTAGGAAGCTCCGAGCTCTGGCTGACCATCTTGACCAGGTGCACAGGGGCTGTACCATCTCCAATGTGGTGACCAACATCACCAGCGCTGCCTCTGGAGGCCTGGGCATCCTGGGTATAACTCTGGCTCCTGTGACAGCAGGGGGCAGTCTGCTGCTCTCAGCCACTGGGttggggctgggggtggtggctACTGTGACTGGTGCTGCCACTGTAGTTGTGGAAGAAACAAGCAAGTGGTCAGATGAGGCTGAAGCCAAGCGCCTGATGTCAGACACCATGGACATGATGAAGAAGCTTCTTGTCCTGGGAAAGATTGCATTTAAACTTGCTATAAGCGCCTATGGTCTCTGCAAAAAATTGAAAACCTTGGGACAAAACATCCGCGCCATTAGAGCAGCCAGAGCCAACCTTCACTTAGTGGCAGATGCCAAGCTCCTCGTGACAACTGGAGGAATCCCTGCCCAACGAGCTAGTCAGCTGCAGAATGTCTTTGAAGGCACTGCTCTGGCAATGACTAAAAAAGCCAGAATCAGAGGGGCCACTGTTGCAGGTGTCTTCCTTGCGCTGGATGTGTATTTCCTTTTAAGGGACTCAATGCATTTATACGATGGAGCAAAATCAGAGTCGGCCGAAGAACTCCGGGCCCTGgctcaggagctggaggagaagTTGTCGGAGATTGCCCAGATTCACAAGACCCTCTAG